The following are encoded in a window of Vicugna pacos chromosome 2, VicPac4, whole genome shotgun sequence genomic DNA:
- the RNF4 gene encoding E3 ubiquitin-protein ligase RNF4: MSTRKRRGGTVSSRQAQKRAREAASAPEMASEADPIELVESAGDEIVDLTCESLEPVVVDLTHNDSVVGELWAPGPPFSEEEAGSSQRIVEERRRPRRTARRLRQDQADSCVVSSDEEELSRDRDVYVTTHTPRNAREEAATGPRPSGTVSCPICMDGYSEIVQNGRLIVSTECGHVFCSQCLRDSLKNANTCPTCRKKINHKRYHPIYI, from the exons ATGAGTACG AGAAAGCGTCGCGGGGGGACAGTGAGTTCTAGACAAGCCCAGAAGCGAGCTCGAGAAGCGGCCTCCGCCCCGGAGATGGCTTCGGAGGCGGACCCCATAGAGCTTGTGGAAAGCG CTGGAGATGAGATAGTGGACCTCACCTGTGAGTCGTTAGAGCCCGTGGTGGTCGACCTGACGCACAACGACTCCGTCGTG GGTGAGCTGTGGGCACCGGGGCCTCCGTTTTCAGAAGAGGAAGCTGGCAGCTCTCAGAGG ATTGTTGAAG AAAGGAGGCGGCCAAGGAGGACCGCGAGGAGGCTGCGCCAGGACCAGGCTGACAGCTGCGTGGTGAGCAGCGATGAGGAGGAGCTGTCCAGGGACAGGGACGTGTACGTGACCACCCATACTCCTAGAAACGCCAGGGAAGAGGCAGCTACAGGACCCAG GCCGTCTGGTACTGTCAGTTGTCCAATCTGCATGGACGGGTACTCAGAG ATTGTGCAGAATGGACGTCTCATTGTTTCTACAGAATGTGGCCACGTCTTCTGTAGCCAGTGCCTCCGCGATTCCCTTAAGAATGCTAACACTTGTCCAACTTGCAGGAAAAAGATCAACCACAAAAGATACCACCCCATTTATATATGA